One Verrucomicrobiota bacterium genomic region harbors:
- a CDS encoding C4-type zinc ribbon domain-containing protein, whose protein sequence is MINQQIEKLLILQDRDQVVRRLQDQLESIPTGIQTLESEMEADTKALEDSKAKLQHLEVQRNELDLEVKSAQDKILKYKNQQLLVKKNEEYQALTHEIELTEKKILVWEEEEIGLMLEIDEESNEFSRRESVFDSAMTNIRNEISTLEAKKIEVQAQLTVATTKMADAKTSIAAGYLSAYERLGSRIRLPVVVPINIQNCGGCHLRVSNETLEQSRKGEELTTCDNCGRVVYLAS, encoded by the coding sequence ATGATAAATCAGCAGATCGAAAAACTCCTTATTCTTCAGGATCGTGACCAGGTAGTCCGTCGCCTCCAAGACCAACTGGAATCCATCCCAACTGGAATTCAAACGTTAGAATCGGAAATGGAGGCTGATACAAAAGCGCTGGAGGATTCGAAAGCTAAGCTCCAGCATTTGGAGGTTCAACGCAACGAACTCGACCTGGAGGTGAAATCTGCACAGGACAAAATTTTAAAATACAAGAACCAGCAACTATTGGTTAAGAAAAATGAAGAGTACCAGGCTCTGACTCACGAGATCGAACTTACAGAAAAAAAAATCTTGGTCTGGGAGGAGGAGGAAATTGGCTTAATGCTAGAGATAGACGAGGAATCAAATGAATTCTCCAGGCGAGAATCTGTTTTTGACTCAGCGATGACCAACATTCGCAATGAAATTTCCACATTAGAGGCAAAGAAGATCGAGGTACAAGCGCAGTTGACGGTGGCGACTACGAAAATGGCGGATGCTAAGACCTCAATCGCTGCTGGATATTTATCAGCTTATGAGCGCCTTGGAAGTCGAATAAGGCTCCCGGTTGTCGTGCCGATTAATATCCAAAATTGTGGGGGTTGTCACTTGCGTGTTTCAAACGAAACACTCGAGCAATCTCGTAAAGGAGAAGAATTGACGACTTGCGATAATTGCGGAAGGGTTGTTTACTTAGCGAGTTAG
- the tsf gene encoding translation elongation factor Ts, with translation MSVQITASMVNDLRQKTGVGLMDCKRALVESEGDLEKAITALRKKGVSTAEKKAGRAASEGLIEQYIHMGGKVGVLIELNCETDFVAKTDDFKALAKDICLHVAAANPSFLRREQVSEELTNQERDIAIGQAEGKPPQAVEKIVEGKLDKFYSQICLIEQPFIKDPAKTVKELINEKISQLGENIVIRRFSRYQLGQ, from the coding sequence ATGAGTGTACAAATAACCGCCTCAATGGTAAACGACTTACGCCAGAAAACTGGTGTGGGTTTAATGGACTGCAAAAGAGCTCTTGTTGAAAGCGAAGGAGACCTGGAAAAAGCGATTACAGCTTTGCGAAAGAAGGGTGTTTCGACTGCTGAGAAAAAGGCCGGAAGAGCCGCCAGTGAAGGGCTCATTGAGCAATACATTCACATGGGAGGTAAAGTGGGTGTTTTGATCGAATTGAACTGCGAAACTGATTTCGTGGCGAAAACGGATGATTTCAAAGCTTTGGCGAAAGACATCTGCTTACATGTCGCCGCAGCTAATCCGTCATTCTTAAGGCGCGAACAGGTTTCGGAAGAACTGACTAACCAGGAAAGGGATATCGCTATAGGACAAGCCGAAGGGAAGCCACCTCAAGCAGTAGAAAAGATCGTTGAAGGTAAACTCGATAAATTCTATTCTCAAATCTGTTTGATAGAGCAACCGTTTATCAAGGACCCAGCCAAAACAGTTAAAGAGCTCATCAATGAGAAGATCAGCCAATTAGGTGAAAACATTGTGATCCGTCGTTTTTCACGATATCAGTTGGGGCAATAA
- a CDS encoding inositol monophosphatase family protein: MNTDSFLPFLSELLIQSGEIIKPYFFNRKYSVDLKSDNSPVTKADKEAEECIRNLIQKEFPHHGIIGEEFGQENEESEYTWVIDPIDGTKAFITGSPLFTTLVGLLYKGDPILGAIHQPILGLSCIGNNTTTSLNGDRVRCRTTDKLEEATVLASSIRTADQYQDGEAFTKLVKTARLFRTWGDGYGYLLVATGQADVMLDPIMNPWDVLPVIPVIRGSGARIGNWQGGEDHWNSSIAATPALFDSVVKKLNGA; this comes from the coding sequence ATGAATACCGATTCTTTCCTGCCGTTTCTGTCAGAGCTCCTCATTCAAAGTGGAGAGATCATAAAGCCATACTTTTTCAATCGGAAGTATTCGGTGGACCTCAAGTCGGATAACTCACCAGTTACCAAGGCTGATAAAGAAGCAGAGGAGTGCATAAGAAATCTGATACAAAAAGAATTTCCCCATCACGGAATAATCGGGGAAGAATTTGGCCAAGAAAACGAAGAATCAGAGTATACCTGGGTGATTGATCCAATCGATGGGACCAAGGCCTTCATCACAGGTTCACCGCTTTTTACGACCCTTGTGGGACTCCTTTACAAAGGCGACCCCATTCTAGGCGCCATCCACCAACCCATTCTCGGCCTCAGCTGTATTGGTAATAATACAACGACTTCTCTGAATGGTGACCGCGTACGTTGCAGAACGACCGATAAACTGGAAGAAGCGACGGTGCTGGCCTCGAGTATCAGAACAGCTGACCAATATCAGGATGGTGAAGCCTTTACGAAATTGGTAAAAACAGCCCGACTATTTAGAACCTGGGGAGACGGGTACGGATATCTTTTAGTAGCAACTGGACAGGCTGATGTCATGCTCGATCCCATTATGAATCCTTGGGATGTTTTACCTGTGATACCTGTTATACGCGGATCGGGAGCCCGAATTGGAAATTGGCAAGGGGGAGAAGACCATTGGAACTCTTCGATAGCAGCAACTCCGGCTCTATTCGATTCTGTAGTTAAGAAGCTTAACGGCGCTTAA
- the gyrB gene encoding DNA topoisomerase (ATP-hydrolyzing) subunit B: MTEENEANNNPNLNPDESGYNASKIQKLEGLEGVRKRPDMYIGDTNERGLHHCVFEIVDNSIDEALAGYCSLVSVIIHLDGSCSIADDGRGIPVDIHPKYNIPALELVLTNLHAGGKFGKGAYQVSGGLHGVGAKCVNAVSEQFEAEVRRGGKIHHMQFSRGKTTQELKVIGTTQKTGTKITFLPDPEIFLTTRDFKYEILSKRLRELAFLNPGVEIFLDDERVNKQESFKFENGISEYVEFLNKSKTPITEHPITFSGKAIPEGEDSEIIVDISLQYTDSYSDQIYAYANSIYNIEGGTHLSGFRTALTRAINSYAKANGLVKDKDPSITGDDAREGLTAVISVKVPEPRFEGQTKTKLSNGEVDGIVQKITGENLKMVFETTPGLAKKIIDKCTNAARAREAARKARETVRKSALIGGGLPGKLADCSERDPALCELYIVEGDSAGGSAKQGRDRKYQAILPLFGKPINVEKARIDKALANKSIQLLTSALGTGIGDHEGEGAFDASKSRYHKIILMADADVDGAHIQTLYLTFFYRYMRGIIDSGFLYIAQPPLYKIKRKRREQYIENDMELNRILLELGSEDVTLVRARDDHQFSSATIDKVVEALARLEVLTGGVSRYGCPVTEYLDQKNDETLELPKYIARIRTGNKEEYVFLMNDDNRSHFYVEQGITEEIQEGATVREVEQEDGTVVQQRIGVYEIFEAGQMSKILREISETGLTINQFTPTEEPRYRLIENMGDEKKERVVELFSILQLMENIRGLGRRGLTIQRYKGLGEMNAKQLFETTMDPAKRRLLRVDITDAARAEATFSMLMGEDVPSRRAFIEDNALNTSYLDV; the protein is encoded by the coding sequence ATGACCGAAGAAAACGAAGCTAATAACAATCCTAACTTAAATCCTGATGAATCCGGCTACAACGCCTCAAAAATCCAAAAATTGGAGGGCCTTGAGGGTGTCCGCAAACGTCCCGATATGTACATCGGCGACACCAATGAACGTGGTCTACACCACTGTGTTTTTGAAATCGTCGATAATTCGATAGACGAGGCTCTGGCAGGTTACTGCTCGCTTGTTTCCGTAATCATCCACCTGGACGGATCTTGCTCGATTGCGGACGATGGTCGGGGTATTCCGGTGGATATCCATCCGAAATACAACATCCCTGCGCTCGAATTGGTGCTAACCAACTTACACGCTGGAGGAAAATTCGGCAAAGGTGCTTATCAAGTGTCAGGTGGCTTACACGGTGTAGGAGCAAAATGTGTGAATGCAGTCTCCGAACAATTTGAAGCTGAGGTTCGCCGCGGAGGGAAGATTCATCACATGCAATTTTCCAGAGGAAAGACGACTCAGGAATTGAAAGTGATTGGAACCACCCAAAAAACGGGAACGAAAATCACTTTTCTCCCCGATCCGGAAATCTTTCTCACGACACGCGATTTCAAATATGAGATTCTTTCGAAGCGTTTACGGGAACTGGCCTTTCTAAACCCTGGCGTTGAAATCTTTCTTGATGACGAACGTGTCAACAAACAGGAAAGCTTTAAGTTCGAAAATGGGATTTCAGAATACGTGGAGTTTTTGAACAAATCAAAAACGCCGATCACTGAACACCCGATAACTTTTTCTGGTAAAGCCATCCCTGAAGGGGAGGACAGCGAGATTATCGTAGATATCAGTCTTCAGTACACCGACAGCTACAGTGATCAGATCTATGCCTACGCAAATTCTATCTACAATATCGAGGGGGGAACTCACCTTTCCGGGTTCAGGACAGCTTTGACCCGTGCTATCAATAGCTACGCCAAAGCGAACGGGCTCGTAAAAGACAAGGATCCATCGATAACTGGAGACGATGCCAGGGAAGGTCTCACCGCTGTCATTTCGGTTAAAGTTCCTGAACCACGCTTTGAAGGACAGACCAAAACCAAGCTCTCCAACGGGGAAGTGGATGGGATCGTCCAGAAGATTACCGGTGAGAATTTGAAAATGGTTTTTGAAACCACTCCGGGTTTAGCCAAAAAGATCATTGATAAATGTACGAACGCAGCCCGCGCTCGTGAAGCCGCCCGTAAAGCCCGTGAAACCGTGCGCAAAAGCGCCCTTATTGGTGGCGGGCTCCCGGGCAAATTGGCTGACTGCTCAGAAAGAGATCCCGCACTCTGCGAACTTTATATAGTAGAGGGTGATTCGGCTGGAGGATCGGCAAAGCAAGGGCGTGACCGCAAATACCAAGCGATTTTACCATTGTTCGGCAAACCGATCAACGTTGAGAAGGCACGCATCGACAAGGCATTGGCCAACAAATCCATCCAATTATTAACCTCAGCCTTGGGAACAGGGATTGGTGACCATGAAGGTGAAGGAGCGTTTGATGCTTCCAAATCAAGATACCACAAAATCATTTTGATGGCTGATGCGGATGTTGACGGCGCTCACATTCAGACTCTCTATCTCACATTCTTCTATCGTTACATGAGAGGCATCATTGACAGTGGATTCCTCTACATCGCTCAACCGCCTTTGTATAAGATCAAGCGTAAGCGCAGGGAGCAGTATATAGAAAACGATATGGAGTTGAACCGCATCCTGCTCGAATTGGGTTCCGAAGACGTGACTCTGGTACGTGCCCGCGACGATCACCAGTTCTCTTCCGCAACGATTGACAAGGTAGTGGAAGCACTTGCGCGCTTGGAAGTGCTGACAGGTGGTGTTTCTCGCTACGGGTGTCCAGTTACAGAATATTTGGATCAGAAAAACGATGAGACTCTTGAGCTGCCGAAATACATAGCTCGAATCAGAACGGGAAACAAAGAGGAGTATGTGTTCCTGATGAACGATGACAACCGCTCCCACTTTTATGTCGAACAAGGCATAACGGAAGAGATTCAGGAAGGAGCAACTGTCCGTGAAGTCGAGCAAGAGGATGGGACGGTAGTTCAACAACGGATCGGCGTTTACGAAATATTCGAGGCCGGGCAGATGAGTAAAATTTTGCGTGAAATCTCGGAAACGGGTTTGACCATCAATCAGTTCACTCCGACTGAAGAACCTAGATACAGGCTGATCGAAAATATGGGAGATGAAAAAAAAGAAAGAGTCGTTGAACTTTTCTCAATTCTCCAGCTCATGGAAAACATCCGAGGGCTCGGACGCCGTGGATTAACGATCCAACGCTATAAGGGTCTTGGAGAAATGAACGCCAAACAACTTTTCGAAACCACCATGGATCCGGCAAAGCGCCGCCTACTCAGGGTGGATATTACAGACGCTGCCAGAGCCGAAGCTACCTTCTCCATGTTGATGGGTGAAGATGTTCCTTCTCGCCGAGCGTTTATCGAAGACAATGCTCTCAATACATCCTACCTCGACGTCTAA
- a CDS encoding AURKAIP1/COX24 domain-containing protein, producing MGNLKKKRRKKIAKHKRRKRSRSNRHKKRSWG from the coding sequence ATGGGTAATCTTAAGAAAAAACGCCGCAAAAAGATCGCTAAGCATAAGCGCCGTAAGCGTTCACGCTCAAATCGCCATAAGAAGCGTTCTTGGGGTTAG
- a CDS encoding 3'-5' exonuclease: protein MSSFSFLGKQRMIEDILETPRPWHKHAIHCLDFEGSRRSGIVEYGLVTILDLEVVAMETRLCQAIGPIPEMEAATHQIRQTDVELSDPFSESWNLFRDKRLEGPFAAHHAGVENGLIKSVWPFVTQCPNFITGTLDVDWGPWLDTCALYRALFPDLESYNLSKLISNFDLNEKLEALAQRFCPESRNSFHCAPYDALASSVLILQLHTYDELRALTLEQLLKWSQPGKGGITDGNQLELL, encoded by the coding sequence ATGTCTTCTTTCTCATTTCTTGGGAAGCAAAGAATGATTGAAGACATTTTAGAAACCCCGAGGCCATGGCATAAGCATGCGATCCATTGTTTGGATTTTGAAGGAAGTCGTCGAAGCGGCATTGTTGAATATGGGTTGGTGACAATTCTTGATTTGGAAGTGGTGGCAATGGAAACCAGGCTCTGCCAAGCCATTGGGCCTATTCCAGAAATGGAGGCCGCTACTCACCAAATCCGTCAAACGGATGTTGAATTGAGTGACCCTTTTTCGGAATCCTGGAATTTATTCAGGGACAAACGATTGGAGGGACCTTTTGCAGCACATCATGCGGGAGTGGAGAATGGATTAATTAAATCTGTATGGCCTTTCGTTACTCAATGCCCGAATTTTATTACAGGTACCCTGGATGTAGATTGGGGACCTTGGCTAGACACCTGTGCATTGTATAGAGCTTTATTCCCAGATCTAGAAAGCTACAATCTTTCTAAGCTCATCTCGAACTTTGACCTTAATGAAAAACTGGAAGCTCTGGCTCAGCGATTTTGCCCCGAATCCAGAAATTCCTTTCACTGCGCGCCATACGATGCTTTGGCCTCTTCCGTCTTAATTCTTCAACTTCATACTTACGATGAACTAAGGGCCCTTACCCTGGAGCAACTTCTTAAATGGAGCCAGCCCGGCAAAGGTGGAATAACCGACGGGAATCAATTGGAACTACTCTGA
- the gyrA gene encoding DNA gyrase subunit A — protein MNLEKDRSTPTSITEIMQKAYIDYSMSVIIARALPDARDGLKPVQRRILYAMLREGLLHNRPFDKCAGVVGEVLKNYHPHGDISVYDTLVRMAQHWVMRYPMIIPQGNFGSIDGDPPAAYRYTEAKLHEIAEDLMAQIDEDTVDFVPNYKESTTEPSVVPAALPNLLMNGSTGIAVGMTTNIPPHNLAELIDATCAIIENPMISIDDLITIIPGPDFPTGGTIAGREGIHKYLRTGRGIVRIKGTVTTDELKSGKEQIIITEVPYTVNRATLVTKIAELISHKVLHEISDLRDESDENTRVVIELKRGESSRVVINKLYKHTPLESSFGVILLALVKRRPKQMNIKEVLEVYIEHRREVVVRRTHFRLRKAEARAHLLEGYKIALDNLDDFVKIIRASRNREEAKQALMAKYPLSERQTDAILDLRLYQLTGLEREKIEEEYLNLMQLIEELKYILDNEGKLLSVIKEELLAMKDKYPSERRTQIVAAEGEFRMEDVIANEGCVISVSHLGFIKRTSVSEYRSQKRGGKGVKGSGSYEEDFIEHVFTASTHDNIMFFMNNGRVYVEKVYEIVEGSRISKGRSLVNLLQMQETEKIAAMICVPEFSEDLNLIKVTRKGIVKKTNLGAYSNYRRGGLIGINIDKGDQLNNVLLTDGENEILLVTHNGMSIRFNENDLRNQGRATRGVKGIRLKKRDYVKSAVVVNNEATILIVGENGQGKRSDFEDYRLQNRAGSGVIAMKTDGVAGALSVKEDDEIMILTLSGQAIRSPVKDVRVIGRTTQGVRMMNLAQDDKIVAIAEVVETDDIDEEEEEDEEENDAETTEAIEDTSSE, from the coding sequence ATGAACTTGGAAAAAGATAGATCCACTCCGACTAGTATTACCGAAATAATGCAGAAGGCTTACATCGATTATTCGATGTCCGTCATCATAGCACGCGCCCTTCCGGACGCGCGCGATGGATTAAAGCCCGTGCAGCGAAGAATCCTCTACGCGATGCTGCGAGAAGGGTTACTTCACAACCGGCCCTTCGACAAATGCGCCGGTGTGGTTGGGGAAGTGCTTAAAAATTACCATCCCCATGGCGATATTTCCGTATACGATACACTCGTTCGTATGGCGCAACATTGGGTGATGCGTTATCCCATGATCATTCCTCAAGGAAACTTTGGTTCCATCGATGGTGATCCTCCGGCGGCATATCGTTACACTGAAGCGAAGCTACACGAGATTGCCGAAGACCTGATGGCTCAGATAGACGAAGATACGGTAGACTTCGTACCCAATTACAAAGAGAGCACAACAGAGCCATCGGTAGTCCCGGCAGCGCTTCCAAATCTCTTGATGAATGGTTCGACCGGAATTGCAGTTGGGATGACAACCAATATCCCGCCGCATAACCTTGCCGAGCTCATCGACGCCACTTGCGCGATTATCGAAAATCCGATGATCTCGATTGATGACCTGATAACCATTATACCTGGTCCTGATTTTCCAACAGGAGGCACCATCGCCGGCCGTGAAGGAATACATAAATACCTAAGAACAGGCCGAGGTATTGTCCGAATCAAAGGAACTGTCACCACGGACGAGCTCAAGAGCGGTAAAGAACAAATTATCATAACAGAGGTTCCTTACACCGTAAACCGTGCCACCTTAGTCACAAAAATTGCTGAACTGATCTCACATAAAGTATTGCATGAGATCAGTGACCTTCGGGACGAGTCTGACGAAAATACACGTGTGGTTATTGAGTTAAAACGTGGAGAATCATCACGCGTAGTCATTAATAAACTCTATAAGCATACGCCGCTGGAGTCTTCTTTCGGTGTTATCCTGCTTGCTCTGGTCAAACGTCGTCCAAAACAAATGAACATCAAGGAAGTCCTTGAAGTTTATATTGAGCATCGGCGCGAAGTCGTAGTCCGAAGAACCCATTTCCGCTTAAGAAAAGCTGAGGCACGGGCCCATCTCCTAGAAGGCTACAAGATTGCCCTGGATAACCTGGATGACTTTGTGAAAATCATCCGCGCTTCCCGAAATAGGGAAGAGGCCAAACAGGCATTGATGGCGAAGTATCCACTCTCCGAACGCCAGACAGATGCGATCCTGGACTTACGTCTTTACCAACTAACCGGGTTGGAACGAGAGAAGATTGAAGAAGAATATCTGAATCTCATGCAGTTGATAGAGGAGCTGAAATATATTCTGGATAACGAAGGGAAACTCCTTTCCGTAATCAAGGAAGAGCTTCTAGCAATGAAGGACAAATACCCTTCTGAACGCCGAACCCAAATCGTGGCAGCAGAAGGTGAGTTCAGGATGGAAGACGTTATTGCCAACGAAGGCTGCGTGATATCCGTTTCTCATCTGGGCTTCATCAAGCGAACCAGCGTCAGCGAATATCGTTCTCAAAAACGCGGAGGTAAAGGAGTCAAAGGTTCAGGATCCTACGAAGAAGATTTTATCGAGCACGTGTTCACTGCCAGCACTCACGACAACATCATGTTCTTCATGAACAATGGCCGTGTGTATGTTGAAAAGGTTTACGAAATCGTTGAAGGAAGCCGTATTTCCAAAGGCCGTTCACTCGTCAATCTACTACAGATGCAAGAAACCGAAAAGATTGCGGCGATGATCTGCGTCCCCGAGTTTTCCGAAGATTTAAACCTGATCAAAGTTACACGTAAGGGGATTGTTAAGAAAACAAATCTTGGAGCTTATTCAAACTACCGTCGAGGAGGCCTAATCGGCATCAACATCGATAAGGGAGATCAACTTAACAACGTGCTCCTTACAGATGGCGAAAACGAAATTCTACTTGTCACACACAATGGTATGTCGATCCGCTTTAATGAAAACGATTTGCGGAACCAAGGTCGAGCCACCAGAGGGGTGAAAGGCATTCGATTGAAAAAGCGGGACTATGTTAAATCGGCTGTGGTCGTTAACAATGAGGCAACCATTTTGATTGTCGGTGAAAACGGACAGGGAAAACGAAGTGACTTTGAAGATTACCGGCTGCAAAACCGTGCAGGAAGTGGCGTAATCGCCATGAAAACAGATGGTGTCGCTGGAGCTCTTTCCGTTAAGGAAGACGACGAGATCATGATTCTAACTTTAAGCGGTCAAGCCATTCGATCTCCGGTCAAGGACGTCCGCGTAATCGGAAGAACTACGCAAGGCGTTCGAATGATGAATCTTGCACAGGATGATAAAATAGTCGCGATTGCTGAGGTCGTTGAAACTGATGACATCGACGAGGAAGAAGAAGAAGATGAAGAAGAAAACGATGCCGAAACCACAGAGGCGATTGAAGACACCAGCTCAGAGTAG
- the rpsT gene encoding 30S ribosomal protein S20, with the protein MANTKSAIKNIRKTAGQTERNRGIKTRLKTLNKKFRAAALSDDKELAKSAAIAFVSALDKAAKTKIIHVNAARRLKSTCSKYIFA; encoded by the coding sequence ATGGCGAACACTAAATCAGCAATAAAAAATATCCGTAAGACCGCCGGTCAGACTGAACGTAACCGCGGTATAAAGACTCGTCTGAAGACTTTAAATAAAAAGTTTAGGGCTGCAGCACTGTCGGACGACAAAGAGCTAGCAAAATCAGCTGCAATTGCATTCGTATCTGCCTTGGACAAAGCAGCCAAGACCAAGATTATTCATGTCAATGCTGCGCGCCGGCTTAAGTCTACTTGCTCAAAGTATATTTTTGCATAG
- a CDS encoding UDP-N-acetylglucosamine diphosphorylase yields MIAEELFSIPDNFPFKSYFGGDDTPWSWVGQIRLALESSDFVAQIPIPASIPPGVVIEGAVFIDPSVVLSPNVVIQGPAYIGAGTEIRPGAFIRGNVIVGENCVLGNCSEFKNCLLLNNVQAPHYNYVGDSILGNGAHLAAGVICSNLRLDQANVPIKLNTGHVDSGLRKLGALVGDEAEIGCNTVLNPGAVLGKRSIVYPSMSFDGVLEADSIAAVKQEMRIIKRR; encoded by the coding sequence ATGATAGCTGAGGAGTTATTTTCAATCCCCGACAATTTTCCGTTCAAATCCTACTTTGGAGGGGATGATACTCCCTGGTCTTGGGTGGGTCAAATTCGGCTTGCCTTGGAAAGCTCGGATTTCGTGGCTCAGATTCCGATTCCCGCTTCTATTCCTCCGGGTGTTGTTATAGAAGGAGCTGTTTTTATAGATCCATCGGTTGTTCTCAGTCCAAATGTAGTGATTCAAGGTCCTGCGTATATCGGTGCAGGCACAGAGATTCGCCCGGGTGCATTTATTCGGGGTAATGTAATTGTTGGTGAGAATTGCGTTTTAGGGAATTGTTCTGAATTTAAAAACTGTCTTTTACTCAACAATGTTCAGGCACCCCACTATAACTATGTGGGAGATTCTATTCTTGGAAACGGAGCTCACCTTGCCGCTGGAGTTATTTGTTCAAACCTGAGGCTGGACCAAGCCAACGTTCCAATCAAACTCAACACAGGGCACGTTGATTCAGGACTTAGAAAACTAGGAGCTTTAGTTGGAGATGAAGCAGAGATTGGCTGCAATACCGTATTGAATCCTGGAGCGGTTCTTGGAAAAAGATCGATTGTTTATCCTTCAATGTCTTTCGATGGCGTCCTTGAGGCAGATTCCATTGCTGCCGTAAAACAAGAAATGCGTATCATTAAGCGCCGTTAA
- the rpsB gene encoding 30S ribosomal protein S2 — protein sequence MNITVRDLFDAGVHFGHQTKRWNPKSKPFVFDHRQGISIMDLGKTFERLEAGSAFLENIVASGGKVLLVGTKKQAQEVMREAAAACEMPFCVSRWLGGTLTNFPTILNSIAKYKKYLAMEADGSLDKLPKKEVAAIHREMSRMNRNFEGLLEMPELPDAMFIIDINREDIAVAEAKRLGIPVVALVDTNSDPTLVDYPIPGNDDAVKSIRIIVETVLEALQNGLAKRESRKTPMTYVTETVMESYSDQMAAEAAENMEEITVTIDPELMVDQDAKREIGSES from the coding sequence ATGAATATAACTGTTAGAGACCTATTCGATGCCGGCGTCCATTTCGGCCACCAAACAAAACGCTGGAATCCAAAATCCAAACCATTCGTGTTCGATCACCGCCAAGGGATCAGCATAATGGATCTTGGTAAAACCTTCGAACGCCTGGAAGCAGGATCCGCTTTTCTTGAAAATATTGTAGCGAGTGGCGGCAAAGTTTTGTTGGTTGGAACAAAAAAACAGGCCCAGGAAGTTATGCGCGAGGCCGCAGCCGCTTGTGAGATGCCATTTTGCGTGAGTCGCTGGTTAGGTGGAACACTGACAAACTTCCCAACGATTCTGAACAGTATTGCTAAATATAAAAAATATCTGGCAATGGAAGCCGATGGAAGCCTGGACAAGCTACCGAAAAAAGAGGTGGCCGCTATTCATCGCGAAATGAGCCGAATGAACAGAAATTTCGAAGGTTTACTCGAAATGCCTGAATTGCCTGATGCGATGTTCATTATCGACATTAATCGCGAAGACATTGCAGTGGCAGAGGCAAAACGCCTAGGAATCCCTGTGGTAGCTTTGGTTGATACCAATTCGGATCCAACTTTGGTTGACTACCCGATTCCAGGAAATGACGATGCGGTAAAATCTATCCGTATCATTGTCGAGACAGTCCTGGAAGCTCTGCAAAATGGCCTGGCTAAACGTGAATCAAGGAAAACTCCAATGACCTATGTGACCGAAACGGTTATGGAATCATATTCCGACCAAATGGCAGCTGAGGCAGCTGAAAATATGGAAGAGATCACGGTAACCATCGATCCTGAACTCATGGTTGACCAAGATGCCAAAAGAGAAATTGGCTCAGAGTCTTAA
- a CDS encoding Rrf2 family transcriptional regulator: MKLSLKVEYACRVLAQLSRTYGNHKFSHIDELAVLEQIPANYLVQILTELRNGGLIKSRRGKQGGYSLAKAPSEISLYEIITVIDGELLGINLGRNGASGAGVQKVWKEVVESLKKKTMSYSLESFLPEETDGMYYI; encoded by the coding sequence GTGAAATTGTCCCTTAAAGTTGAGTATGCCTGCCGTGTTTTGGCGCAGCTTAGTCGTACCTATGGAAACCATAAATTTTCCCATATTGATGAGCTTGCAGTTCTGGAACAGATTCCCGCTAACTATTTGGTTCAGATTCTGACCGAGTTAAGAAATGGCGGACTTATTAAAAGTAGAAGGGGCAAGCAGGGAGGGTATTCTTTGGCCAAAGCGCCTTCCGAAATTTCTCTTTACGAAATAATCACCGTGATTGACGGTGAGTTACTCGGTATCAATTTAGGTCGCAATGGTGCTTCCGGAGCAGGAGTTCAGAAGGTCTGGAAAGAGGTGGTGGAATCCTTGAAGAAAAAAACGATGAGTTATTCTTTGGAATCCTTCTTGCCTGAAGAAACGGATGGTATGTATTACATCTAG